The proteins below are encoded in one region of Phaseolus vulgaris cultivar G19833 chromosome 1, P. vulgaris v2.0, whole genome shotgun sequence:
- the LOC137815524 gene encoding uncharacterized protein: MEAPLPDKWKWFNRDCYDGTTDPNEHMDTFETLVAKFDVQIATSRLHHLTSTVLVNIRQEKGESLRKFIDRFGKVAMSIRNLSLDVAMHNMLTALRPGPFADSLCMQPVASLDELRRRAAKFMQLEELREFRNQAWAEASGEKKDDKERQGKSRSGRGDPRRYNRGPRFSRYTALNAD, encoded by the exons ATGGAAGCTCCTCTTCCAGACAAGTGGAAATGGTTCAACAGGGACTGTTATGATGGAACGACCGACCCTAATGAGCATATGGACAC TTTTGAGACATTGGTGGCCAAGTTCGACGTCCAAATCGCTACCAGTCGACTTCATCACCTAACGTCCACCGTCCTGGTCAACATCCGCCAAGAGAAGGGGGAATCATTGAGGAAGTTCATCGACCGATTTGGGAAGGTCGCCATGAGCATCCGGAATCTGAGTCTTGATGTGGCGATGCACAACATGCTCACGGCCCTCCGACCAGGTCCTTTTGCAGATAGCTTGTGTATGCAACCTGTTGCAAGCTTGGACGAATTGAGGCGTCGGGCCGCCAAGTTCATGCAGCTGGAGGAGTTGCGCGAGTTTAGAAACCAAGCTTGGGCTGAGGCGAGTGGTGAGAAGAAGGATGACAAAGAGCGGCAGGGTAAGTCCAGGTCTGGACGAGGAGATCCCAGGCGGTACAATCGTGGTCCTCGATTCTCGCGATACACAGCCCTCAACGCTGATTGA
- the LOC137813566 gene encoding casein kinase 1-like protein HD16, whose translation MPELRSRRNRATLHDQNPNPNPYPNPNSKTRQRRTRRTTVITGRNNRNTLARCRIGNRELEEKEQQHQQQHAPLLRVSEEDKEKVMDDEFDSGGGRSADKAAPVEDEGSTAPIPERVQVGGSPLYKLDRKLGKGGFGQVYVGRRVAAGAGALEVALKFEHRSSKGCNYGPPYEWQVYNSLGGSHGVPRVHYKGRQGDYYVMVMDMLGPSLWDVWNNNSNTMSAEMVACIAIEAISILEKMHSKGYVHGDVKPENFLLGTPGTADEKKLFLVDLGLATRWRDSSTGLHVEYDQRPDVFRGTVRYASVHAHLGRTGSRRDDLESLAYTLVFLLRGRLPWQGYQGENKGFLVCKKKMATSPEALCCVCPPPFRQFVEYVVNLKFDEEPNYAKYISLFDGIVGPNPDFRPINTDGAQKLIYLVGHKRGRLTVEEDDDEQPKKRVRMGMPAMQWISVYNARRPMKQRYHYNVADVRLSQHIEKGYEDGLFISSVACCSNLWALIMDAGTGFTAQVHELSPHFLHKEWIMEQWENSYYISAIAGSNNGSSFVVMSKGTQYLQQSYKVSESFPFKWINKKWREGFSVTAMATSGSKWAIVMSRGAGYSDQVVELDFLYPSEGIHRRWDNGYRITSTAATWDQSAFVLSVPRRKPADETQETLRTSAFPSSHVKEKWSKNLYIASMCYGRTVS comes from the exons ATGCCTGAACTTCGAAGCCGAAGAAACCGGGCAACGTTGCATGACCAAAACCCAAACCCAAACCCGTACCCGAACCCGAACTCAAAAACCCGCCAGAGAAGAACGAGAAGAACCACAGTCATCACCGGGAGGAACAATCGCAACACTCTCGCACGTTGTAGAATCGGTAACCGTGAATTAGAAGAGAAGGAGCAGCAACATCAACAACAACACGCGCCTCTGCTTAGGGTTTCGgaagaagataaagagaaaGTGATGGATGACGAGTTCGACAGCGGCGGTGGCCGGAGCGCTGACAAGGCTGCGCCCGTCGAAGACGAAGGAAGCACTGCTCCCATTCCCGAGAGG GTACAGGTAGGTGGTTCTCCGTTGTACAAATTAGACAGAAAGCTTGGGAAGGGAGGGTTTGGACAGGTTTACGTAGGTCGACGAGTTGCGGCTGGTGCCGGAGCGTTAGAG GTAGCTTTGAAGTTTGAACATAGAAGCAGTAAGGGATGCAATTATGGACCTCCATATGAGTGGCAAGTTTACAA ttCATTGGGTGGTAGTCATGGTGTTCCACGTGTTCATTACAAGGGACGGCAAGGTGATTACTATGTTATG GTCATGGATATGCTTGGCCCTAGTCTGTGGGATGTCTGGAATAACAACTCAAACAC AATGTCTGCGGAAATGGTGGCATGTATAGCAATTGAGGCCATCTCCATATTAGAGAAGATGCATTCTAAAGg ATATGTGCACGGTGATGTAAAACCTGAGAATTTTTTGCTTGGCACCCCGGGAACTGCTGACGAGAAAAAGCTTTTCCTGGTTGATCTTGGGTTAG CAACCCGTTGGCGGGATAGTTCAACTGGCCTTCATGTTGAGTATGATCAACGTCCTGACGTATTTAG GGGAACAGTTCGTTATGCTAGTGTGCATGCTCATCTTGGTAGAACAGGAAGCAGGAGAGATGATTTGGAATCTCTTGCTTACACATTAGTTTTCCTTCTTCGTGGCCGGCTACCTTGGCAAGGATACCAG GGAGAAAACAAAGGATTTCTTGTCTGCAAGAAAAAGATGGCAACCTCACCAGAAGCTTTGTGTTGTGTCTGTCCTCCACCTTTCAGGCAGTTTGTGGAGTACGTAGTGAatttgaagtttgatgaagaaccAAATTATGCAAAGTATATATCACTTTTTGATGGAATTGTTGGACCAAATCCTGACTTCAGACCCATAAATACTGACGGTGCACAAAAG CTTATATATCTGGTTGGACATAAGAGGGGACGGTTAACTgtggaagaagatgatgatgaacaACCAAAGAAGAGAGTCAGAATGGGAATGCCAGCAATGCAATGGATTAGTGTGTACAATGCCCGCCGACCAATGAAGCAAAG GTACCATTACAATGTTGCTGATGTGCGGCTGTCCCAACACATTGAAAAGGGGTATGAGGATGGGTTATTTATCAGCAGCGTAGCTTGTTGTTCTAACCTCTGGGCACTTATTATGGATGCTGGCACTGGTTTCACTGCTCAAGTTCATGAACTCTCACCCCACTTTCTTCATAAG gaATGGATTATGGAACAGTGGGAAAATAGTTATTACATTAGTGCAATAGCAGGATCTAATAATGGGAGCTCATTCGTTGTAATGTCTAAAG GGACCCAATACTTGCAACAATCCTATAAAGTCAGTGAGTCATTTCCATTTAAGTGGATCAATAAAAAATGGAGAGAAGGGTTTTCTGTCACTGCTATGGCCACTTCTGGGAGTAAATGGGCAATTGTAATGTCCCGTGGTGCTGGATATTCGGACCAG GTTGTGGAGCTTGATTTCCTATATCCTAGTGAAGGCATTCATCGCAGGTGGGACAATGGTTACCGCATCACTTCAACTGCTGCTACATGGGACCAATCTGCTTTTGTTCTTAGTGTCCCAAGAAGAAAACCAGCTGATGAAACTCAAGAGACACTCCGCACATCTGCCTTTCCAAGTAGTCATGTAAAG gaaaaatggTCAAAAAATCTCTATATTGCATCAATGTGCTATGGGAGAACAGTTTCATGA